GTGCCAGCCGCATGTACCAACTTCAACGAACTAGCAAATTCTATTCATTGGCTTCTTAAATCCTTAATGTGGCTATTATGGAATTTGGCAAATGTCCTTAAGGCCAGACATGCATTTGATTTTTCCTTTATCATTAACACAAAGcattatttcattttgtttcaaaaaaaaaaacattatttcatttattttagttagccgttggagccttaaatcataattttagtttgcttttgtttttatttttaatcatcaAGACTTGCCATCATTTTTTTCATGCAGGTAGGAGTTTATTCCAAAGCGGTACGAATGTTAGAACTCAATCTGCTTATGAAAAGAAGGTATTGTTTGTGgtatattataatatttcataacaTTCATGTATGAGCAATGTCATCATCATAGTAACTTTCAATATTTCCCAGTTGCAAAGACTATTGGAAAGAGAGGCTGGCTAGGGAAAAAGTCGATGAGTTGAAGCAATCAAGAGAATTCTGGAATTTGCAGTCCACATATACAATTGGATTGCTGTAGGTTTTGTTGCTATGATTTGGCAAGTAGAAAATGATGTTTGATCAAAGAGAGAAATGGCAAATAAAAGCGGGAACTTAGGGAAGTTAGTTGCATCTTCAACAGTCACGGCAGAGTTTGATTGTCCGATAgacagtaatttttttttttccacatggATGTTATCGATTAATTGTTAttcttttcatatttaaacgtctaaacttttattttaacaattctCGGAAATAGAGAGACTAGCGATTTGTTTGGATTAGTTTACCCTTTATTCAAAATAACATGTTTACAGTTTTATAGATATACCCGGAGCTTAACATACATGTATATTCAAGCTTAACTAATGGTCTTGATTATGTATCGAACATTAAGGTTAGCCTTTGAAGCAGATGGTGTGAGTGCCAGAAACATCAGACACTACCGCATGCCCCTTTCCCCAAGTCATTGTTGTTTGTTCTAGCATCTGTCATAGGCATCTGACGTCCCTCTCGGATGTGTTGAACGACGGATATTGGTCCCATACGAAGGCAATCCGATGTTCTACTATCAAGAAATACGAAGAGTGAAAAAGGATTGTTCTGTGTGTGATGTCTCTGCCAACTACTAATAAAGTTACCAACTATCAGGGGCTTGCATGCCTAGAAATGTTCGTTTAATTAGTttcgtagttttttttttcttttttctttgggtTTTGCCCTcgttatgtaaaaaaaaaagttaccaaTAAAGTTGTGTGTATCGGGTCAACTGTATGTCACATATTATTCCAACAACCCTACTTCGACTATGGAAATTAGGCATTTGTGATGTAGAAGTAATTTGAGAACATTTTTGAATTGTAAAAAGATTTCTACTATAGTaggaaattaaaatttcaatatatCCAAATACTATTTTCTTAGTTTATTCCAACCCTTAGTGAATAATGGATGACAATAGTCTCATAAATAGAAGTTGATGACATTTTCCATGCTCATTTATTAACTTCAAGTATCAAGTATTTTCAAATTGATGCTTATGAAGTTTCGTAAAGAAAATTGGATTGATTTCACtatatatttattcaaaaaaaaaaaaaagtaacaaaaaaaaaagttaattacaGTACTTCATCCGTTATATGTAGTgtagtgaaaaataaatggatattgttaatcatataaataaatatctatcttttttttgtcGGGTAACCTAGTaacttgaaattccacctttaaagatgcaTAAATGAAGTGTCTGGAGTTCGAACCTCGActtctacatataaaatgctgatgtccctaCCGACAGGGAAAATAAATATCTatctatttattaattaatctaaTAATGTGATAATCTAATGTTATGCTATAAAGCCATATTTGGAAAAGAAGTAGCCCGTCCCTTGAGAAAAATTATACTTGTTCGGTTATTTTGCTACTTTCATCTCCGTCTCTTTGTTGCATAGATTATTATTCAATTCCCAGCAAAGCAAAGCAATGTCAAATTTCTTCAGCTCCTCCTCCTGGTTATGGCTTTCTCGTTTCCGTTCTTCCAAATACTTGTTACACCGCACTCTCCATACCATCACCGCCACACCTCGCAATACCGCACCGACTTCAAATCTCTTCAACTCACACAGATCAACCAATCCTTGGACCACATGGTCAATTCCTTTGGCTCTCGCTCTTTCTGCTGGATCACTTTCTCTTCAACCTCATTATGATAATTCATTCTCTGACTCCTTTGATTCCGATAACAGGTGAATGTCATGCCTTTCTCAACTAAGTCCCTGTAAGTTAGTTTATACACAAATCTAATCAGAGAGCTTATCAATAAATGTATAAGCTAATTTCAACTTattaaataagttgtttttagaaATGTCAtcataaacaacttatttgcagcttatatcAGAATCAGAagcacttatcatgataagcttttatgtatagCTATTTctttagaaaaatattaaataaagttaaattattttcataagctataatctatattcataagttattttagAGAGTTTATGAGAATACAGTAAAGTAATTGTTTGTTTGATAATGACATGCAATTTCGTGTAATGAATGTTAGTGGGGTACGGATTGGGGGCAAAGGTAGCACACAGTATGTTGTTAAGGGATCACAGAAAGAGTTCCCACAAGAGCTTCTCCAGGAGTTGAAAATCATCTGTGAGGTACCAAATCCCAGCTTATCTGAATATATCATAAATTTGAACCAAAGAAAGAACATTTTAGATATGGTTGGGCTGGTTCTAATTTGTATACCAATTTCATTTGAAAATTACTTTTTCGTTCTGGCTATTTCTTGCCGAGAAGATTTGTTGTTATCTCATTTGTTAACTTTGGCTTCAAGCTAGTGATTATCAGcccaaatttttataatattccatATCTACAGGATAACATATCACTTGATTATGACGAAAGATATATGCATGGAAAACCACAATACAGTTTTCATCAGGCTGTCAATATCCCAGATGTAATTGTTTATCCAAGGTGAAACAAGCTTTCATCCTTTGGCTGAAGTTTTTGGTTCATCATTTATCTGCTCATAGTTCCAAAATGCTGCAGTGACTTACTGTAACCCTTTTAGATTTCAACTTCATTACATGTTGGCACTTGCATTTAGTGTAATCCTTTTccaaataatattagttttgaaaggcttgaatatatatatatgttgttctCAATTCATTACGCGTGGGCACTTGCATTTAGTGTAATCCTTTTCCAAATAATACTAGTTTTGAAAGGcttaaataaatatgttattCTAGTCTTACTTTGGAAACTAAGTAAtaccatttatttttatgttgtaaTCTGAAAAGTTTAACTTTGGAAACTAAAAATGCTGTTCACCATAGCAGTTGTAATATTACAAACAACTCCACAAATGAAAAGAGAGAACAACATATTTAAGCCTTTGGAAATTACAAACAACTCCACAGGAGAGTAAGAGTGTTAAAATGTTTCCGATATATTATTGCGGTAAAGTTAAAGCACCCACCTAtattttttcttgaattttaCTTCTAATATGATTTGCAGATCTGAGGAGGAGGTCTCCAAGATTGTCAAATCATGCAACAATCATAAGGTTTGAGTTCTTCAACTCATCTAACATTAGTGAATGATGAACATGTTTAAGCTGATTGTTTAACTTCTTACTATCTTATTGCAAAGCCACATGAATCAGAGAAATACACACCCTCCATATATCACTTGTAATCCTGCACTTTTAAGAAATTATTTGCATCTATTTTCTTCCCTTTTAAACTTTGTTTCTGCTGCTCACTTCATACCTGAATTGTTCTGCTTTTGTAACTGTTTCTGGGATAGTTCCCCACAAATATTAAAAGTATAGTTCCTTGTTTTTGGCCATCACCTATCCATCAGGAGTCCCTTTTTGATTTAGCTTTAGTTGACATTTGAGTATTAACTTTTGTAACACTCCTTCCACATTTTCTTTTGGTTTGCTTCTATTAAATCATCTGCAATTATCTTATACCCGGCCGGATCTTATGTTCTTGTCCATGTCAATAATGCTAAATATGATCCCAAAGTGAAAGATAATATAAGCCTATTTCAAATTTCTTTCAAGTCTTTCTCGTTTCTTCTAGTTCTATCTACTTCTTCTTTTATTGTTAATTCACACATTATTCAAAATTGCTTAGATTATACAAATCTAAAATCCATGATTTGTCCCTTCCCtagcaattttgttttttaatcaaacagTTGTGCGGAAACAATCGGTGTCCCTTTGTGCAGAGGTTAATTTTGTGACTTTTACAACTAAATTTTTGCTTGAAATGCTATTCTTGTGCTTTGTAATAGTTTAGGTGATATGGTTTTTACACATGTGAATGCTATTCTTGgcttactttttatattttggtaACAGATTCCTATTGTACCTTATGGAGGAGCTACATCAATCGAGGGTCACACTTTATCCCCCCATGGAGGGGTTTGTATTGACATGTCATCAATGAAAGTATGTACAGGATCTATTAGAATAATCTGGTTGGCAGTGCATGTACAATTATTTAAACAGTATATTTGCTTAGATTTATTTAAACGTGAAGACTACAGCATACTTGTGCCTGTGCATATAGCCATGGATTTGACATAAAAGATGAATTTTACTTTCGCTGTTAATACTTACACTTCCTACTGGTTTGATCTAGAGAGTAAAAGCATTGCATGTTAATGACATGGATGTGGTTGTTGAGCCTGGAATTGGGTGGATGGAGCTTAATGAGTATTTGGAACCTTATGGCCTATTTTTTCCACTTGATCCAGGTTAGTTGGATATGTCCTGGGAATATTTCTGATTGTTGATAAACAAAAGAGACGCGGAAGTCTGGAAGAAAGCATTAATTTTTAAATCCACTTCCCCTGAACATTAAAGCATCTACTTGTTACAAGCAGGTCCTGGTGCAAGTATTGGAGGGATGTGTGCTACACGCTGCTCTGGTTCGTTAGCTGTGAGGTGGTTACTTTTctgttatataattttttttttagtctattACTCGCAATCATCATCACCTGTTGGGTTAAATGTTTAACCTCTGTGGGAGTCAAATTATCGGTGCTTACAAGGTCAGGTATTTGGTTGCTTCTGGCTTATTAGTTTAGTTAATATTACCAAACTTGAATTTGAAGTAAATTTGTCTCTTAAAATATCagaatcttataaaataaatccagttaaaaaaattatagaaatatcGTTCCTACTAGGCCTGATGGTTCCCCCTAACTGATTTATAGGTATGGAACTATGCGTGATAACGTCATCAGTCTCAAGGTTTGTTTATCCCAAATTTTGGTAATACATTGGTGTGATGATGTATTTATAGTGCTGACAGCtgaatatgttatatttttaggTAGTTCTTGCCAATGGAGATATTGTGAAGACTGCATCGCGGGCTAGGAAGAGTGCTGCAGGGTATGTTATGTTCCTTTCTGTTGGATATTCCGCATGgcagattttatattgggcctaactcatccctacaaaaccggcttgtaagatgAGGGTTGCCCAAGCTATATAAACgttacacaggccatatctcttagcaatgtgggactaaatccaccccttcacacccaacacaatgaaggtgtttgaggctgcaatgaaggcaacccaaatgccgcaattaggcagatgggggcggaccgcaatgaaggctgaatatccaacacaccccctcacgctcaggcccaatgggcctgaagcgtggacgatgcgggaagcccaacaatagatctaggataggctctgataccatgtcagattttatattgggcctaactcatccctacaaaaccggcttgtaaggtgaggattgcctctagtatataaacacttagtcaggccatctcgcaaccgatgtgggacttcttaacacaccccctcgcgtccagcgctattgggcttggtacgcggatataaatggtaggtggcccgatatcgggtggcccaacggatcttggagaggctctgataccatcttagaaatgggtattgggcctaactcatccttacaaaaccggcttggaaggtgaggattgcctctagtatataaacactacacaggccatatctcttagcaatgtgggactaaatccaccctttcacacccaacacaaagaaggtgttggaggctgcaatgaaggcaacccaaatgccgcaattaggcagatgggggcggaccgcaatgaaggcggaatatccaacacttTCCTTTTATCTATTAATCAACTTCACTTCTAATTTTTTCACTTTCCACGAATGGATGCTACACAGCTTCGTTAAGTTTATATTGCAAAACACTTCATAGAATCCCCAGTGGAACAGATCTGCAATGACATGatgtaattatttttctttaaatttgatGTTATAGGTATGACCTGACCCGCTTGATGATTGGGAGTGAAGGAACTCTTGGTGTCATAACAGAAGTAACACTGCGGCTTCAGAAAATTCCCCAGTTTTCAGTGGTACAttgattgtttctttttatattttgaatgtaTCCTTTTCTCCAAGTCTGACATATATCAATGCATGCTGTATCATCAAAATTCTGAACTTGGATTGCAAGCAAAGTCACCTGTTTGCAGTTTCTGTCCTTTCAAAATGCATGTGATGTGATTAGTGCAGCTTGCAATATTCAGAtgttactttttgtttttatgctCTGGGGAATATCTTAAAATTGCTCTTTTCATTTATATTGTTCCTTTCTACTGCTTAGTGTTGCAATTCTTCCTCCTCTTTTCACTTTATCTCCATATCACTTGGGTATTCTGAGCTAGAAAAAATACATTGTACTCACCCTTCCATAATATCTGAAGGTCAATGTGCATTAAACTATGTACTTAGAAGTTTAATTTATTGATACTGTTATTCTGctaaattaaatattcaagGGACAGTCACTTTTGAGCGAATATGTAtgttttaatttcttgtttcgacgtttaattacaaaattgctcattattttcaatttgtaCAGGATACATTGAAAACaaatgtttttctctctctctctctctagttTGTGTTTCCTGTACAAATTTCTTTGAACGGCCTTAGTTTTTATTTCTAAATATGGGGTTATTTTCgatatcaattttattttatggagaTCCTACCTGGCAGTCAATCCATTCATTTATATACAGAATTCGTTTTCCCAATGAATATCATCCGGTACTTTTCTGttgtttttcataaactattggAATTGTCAAGTGGAGAATTATAATTATGAAGTCTGTTTGTTTCAACATTCATGTCATATCATCATAGAAAAAAGCTTCTGAACTACAGTTCTTTAACTTTGGTCTGTTGGTGAGCTTTTATTTAGGTGGCGCATGTCCGTAGATAACTTATTGCTTCTTATAGCCAGAATGCATTTTGAGCTATTGCAATATGTGCATAATGTGAGTTATTTGAATTCATACAGATTACCTAACTAATCAAAGCACAGGTTGCAATGTGCAATTTCCCTTCTGTGAAGGATGCAGCAGATGTTGCCATTGCCACTATGATGTCTGGAATACAGGTAGGATTTTgacttcaaaatttcaaattataacATTCTTGATCCAATCACAATTTCTGTTTGTGGTAATTAGGTGTCAAGGGTAGAACTTTTGGATGAAGTTCAAGTCAAAGCTATTAATATTGCTAATGGGAAGAATTTTCCTGAATCTCCAACTTTGATGTTTGAATTTATAGGGACAGGTGAACATGGGATAAATACAGTGTTCCTGTCAATAATAAATAAGGCAGTGCCCTTTTTAATGAATCCACCACATGTTGTAATGCCTAGCTTACTCATAATCTGATATGTATATTCTTCAGAGGCATATGCACGTGAACAAACCCAGATTGTACGAAAAATTGTTTCCGAGCACAATGGCTCGGATTTTGTATTTGCAGAAGAACCTGAAGCCAAAAAAGAACTTTGGAAGGTAGTGATTCTTTATTATGGAAGCATTATGTCCCCCCTCCCTCCCCAAGCTTTTGCATGTTGGTTGTTTACGATTTTCTTTGTCAGAGAGAAATCCATGCACAATTAACATGATTAAGATTTTAAAGACAGTCTCTCAAAGTTATTGTGTTGCCACCCCATATCCTACTTTCGATTCTTATTCAATTAGATTTGCTTCATCTTGTTCATATGCAGGTAAGGAAGGAAGCACTCTGGGCTTGCTTTGCTATGGAACCTAATAAGGAGGCAATGACTTCGGTGAgatgtatattttaatttctgtGATTTACATGTTTAGTTGATAGGAACCGATTAAAGAATTTCATCTAATCCTCGacgaaaatgtttttttatctGATTCAAAAATCAATATGGATTTAAG
This genomic interval from Trifolium pratense cultivar HEN17-A07 linkage group LG6, ARS_RC_1.1, whole genome shotgun sequence contains the following:
- the LOC123890282 gene encoding D-lactate dehydrogenase [cytochrome], mitochondrial; protein product: MSNFFSSSSWLWLSRFRSSKYLLHRTLHTITATPRNTAPTSNLFNSHRSTNPWTTWSIPLALALSAGSLSLQPHYDNSFSDSFDSDNSGVRIGGKGSTQYVVKGSQKEFPQELLQELKIICEDNISLDYDERYMHGKPQYSFHQAVNIPDVIVYPRSEEEVSKIVKSCNNHKIPIVPYGGATSIEGHTLSPHGGVCIDMSSMKRVKALHVNDMDVVVEPGIGWMELNEYLEPYGLFFPLDPGPGASIGGMCATRCSGSLAVRYGTMRDNVISLKVVLANGDIVKTASRARKSAAGYDLTRLMIGSEGTLGVITEVTLRLQKIPQFSVVAMCNFPSVKDAADVAIATMMSGIQVSRVELLDEVQVKAINIANGKNFPESPTLMFEFIGTEAYAREQTQIVRKIVSEHNGSDFVFAEEPEAKKELWKVRKEALWACFAMEPNKEAMTSDVCVPLSRLADLISKSKKELDASPLVCTVIAHAGDGNFHTVILFDPTKEEERQEAERLNNFMVHAALLLEGTCTGEHGVGTGKMKYLEKELGVEALRTMKKIKSVLDPNNIMNPGKLIPPHVCL